In Campylobacter concisus, a single window of DNA contains:
- the rfaD gene encoding ADP-glyceromanno-heptose 6-epimerase, which translates to MNLNGKKIVITGGAGFIGSALAHYFDENYKDAHVLVVDKFRNDETFSNGNLKSFGHFKNLLGFKGEIYAGDINDESTLEKIKNFRPDVIYHEAAISDTTVKEQDELIKTNVNAFVNLLDICESLGAKMIYASSGATYGNAKSPQTVGECEAPNNVYGFSKLSMDNINKIYAKRGVSVVGLRYFNVFGKGEFFKNKTASMVLQFGLQILAGKTPRLFEGSDQIKRDFVYIKDIIDANIKALDAPSGVYNAATGKARSFQDIADILQREIGVNLGNEYIKNPFIGSYQFHTEADVAPAREAFGFSATWSLEDAIKDYLPEIKRIYKEEING; encoded by the coding sequence ATGAATTTAAACGGAAAAAAGATAGTTATAACTGGCGGCGCTGGCTTTATCGGCTCAGCTTTGGCACATTATTTTGATGAAAATTACAAAGACGCTCATGTGCTTGTCGTGGATAAATTTAGAAACGACGAGACATTTAGTAATGGCAACTTAAAGAGCTTTGGCCATTTTAAAAATTTACTTGGATTTAAGGGTGAAATTTATGCTGGCGACATTAATGATGAGAGTACGCTTGAGAAGATAAAAAACTTTCGCCCAGACGTCATCTATCACGAAGCAGCGATCTCTGACACCACTGTAAAAGAGCAAGACGAGCTAATAAAAACAAATGTAAATGCCTTTGTAAATTTGCTTGATATCTGCGAGAGTTTGGGCGCAAAGATGATCTACGCTAGCTCAGGGGCGACTTATGGCAACGCAAAGAGCCCACAAACCGTTGGTGAGTGCGAGGCGCCAAATAACGTCTATGGCTTTAGCAAACTAAGCATGGATAATATCAATAAAATTTATGCAAAGCGCGGCGTGAGCGTGGTTGGACTGAGGTATTTTAACGTCTTTGGCAAGGGCGAGTTTTTCAAAAACAAAACCGCCTCGATGGTGCTTCAGTTTGGCCTACAAATTTTAGCTGGCAAGACCCCAAGACTCTTTGAGGGCAGCGATCAGATCAAAAGAGATTTCGTCTATATAAAAGATATCATTGACGCAAACATAAAAGCACTTGATGCACCAAGTGGCGTCTATAACGCAGCTACTGGCAAGGCAAGGAGCTTTCAAGATATCGCTGACATTTTGCAGCGCGAGATTGGCGTAAATTTAGGCAACGAATACATAAAAAACCCATTTATTGGCTCATATCAGTTTCACACAGAGGCCGATGTCGCCCCAGCTCGCGAGGCATTTGGCTTTAGCGCTACTTGGAGCTTGGAAGATGCGATAAAAGACTACTTACCAGAGATAAAGAGAATTTATAAGGAAGAGATAAATGGCTAA
- the rfaE1 gene encoding D-glycero-beta-D-manno-heptose-7-phosphate kinase, with amino-acid sequence MAKRVKILVVGDLMLDHYIWGSCDRISPEAPVQVVKINNESYTLGGAGNVVRNLLSLGANVSVASVLGDDEAGKKIKEKLAELNVKDELILTEKERESSIKSRIMASHQQVVRIDKESVVKINLEDDLVSKVKENLANFKAVLLSDYGKGVLSEKVCQEIINECVRLKIPVLIDPKGSDYSKYKNATLLTPNKKEASEATNLKIKDKAELEKAIKQLKDELNLTYSLITISEEGIALYDDRLHIFAAKAKEVFDVTGAGDTVLATLGYMLANGADIKEAIKIANLAAAVVVAKIGSATASFSEIEQLLNSSFGANFEHKLKSVEELEEILSQKGKKKVVFTNGCFDILHAGHVKYLARARELGDLLVVGLNSDASVKRLKGEARPINSQDDRACVLSGLGFVDYVVIFDEDTPLNLITKIKPDVLVKGADYKGKEVVGSEIVKEVRLIDFVEGKSTTGIIKRIKDAKNSDKK; translated from the coding sequence ATGGCTAAGAGAGTTAAAATTTTAGTCGTTGGCGATCTCATGTTGGACCACTATATCTGGGGTAGCTGCGACCGTATCTCGCCAGAAGCGCCAGTGCAAGTTGTAAAGATAAATAACGAAAGCTACACGCTTGGTGGCGCTGGCAACGTGGTAAGAAATTTACTCTCCCTTGGCGCAAATGTGAGCGTGGCTAGCGTCTTAGGCGATGATGAAGCTGGCAAAAAGATAAAAGAGAAGCTTGCTGAGCTAAATGTAAAAGATGAGCTGATCCTTACTGAAAAAGAACGTGAAAGCTCGATAAAAAGCCGTATCATGGCATCGCACCAGCAAGTTGTCAGGATTGATAAAGAGAGCGTTGTCAAGATAAATTTAGAAGATGATCTCGTCTCAAAAGTCAAAGAAAATCTTGCAAATTTCAAGGCTGTCTTGCTAAGTGACTACGGCAAGGGCGTGCTTAGCGAGAAGGTCTGCCAAGAGATCATAAACGAGTGCGTGAGGCTAAAGATCCCAGTGCTCATAGACCCAAAAGGCAGCGACTACTCAAAGTATAAAAACGCGACCCTTCTAACGCCAAATAAAAAAGAGGCGAGCGAGGCTACAAATTTAAAGATAAAAGACAAGGCTGAGCTTGAAAAGGCGATAAAACAGCTAAAAGACGAGCTAAATTTGACCTATTCGCTCATCACGATCTCGGAAGAGGGCATCGCGCTATATGATGACAGGTTGCATATCTTTGCTGCCAAAGCAAAAGAGGTATTTGATGTCACTGGTGCTGGAGATACGGTACTGGCTACACTTGGCTACATGCTAGCAAACGGGGCTGATATAAAAGAGGCGATAAAGATAGCAAACCTTGCAGCAGCCGTCGTCGTGGCAAAGATAGGCAGCGCAACAGCTAGTTTTAGCGAGATCGAGCAGCTACTAAATAGCTCATTTGGGGCAAATTTCGAGCACAAGCTTAAAAGCGTTGAGGAGCTAGAAGAAATTTTGAGCCAAAAGGGCAAGAAAAAGGTCGTTTTCACAAATGGCTGCTTTGATATCTTGCACGCTGGGCACGTAAAATACCTAGCCCGTGCAAGAGAGCTTGGCGATCTTTTGGTTGTCGGGCTAAATTCTGACGCTTCAGTTAAGAGGCTAAAAGGCGAGGCAAGACCTATAAACTCACAAGATGATAGAGCCTGCGTGCTAAGTGGGCTTGGGTTTGTCGATTATGTCGTGATATTTGACGAGGATACGCCATTAAATTTGATAACAAAGATAAAGCCTGACGTGCTTGTAAAAGGGGCTGATTACAAAGGCAAAGAGGTTGTTGGCAGCGAGATCGTAAAAGAGGTCAGGCTGATTGACTTTGTCGAGGGCAAAAGCACAACAGGGATAATAAAAAGGATAAAAGATGCTAAAAACAGTGATAAAAAATGA
- the gmhA gene encoding D-sedoheptulose 7-phosphate isomerase: MLKTVIKNELEAHQKTFSEHVNLLDSLERACRMVADTLKNGKKVLICGNGGSAADAQHFAAELTGRYKSERQALLGIALTTDTSALTAIGNDYGFDYVFSRQFEALAQSGDLLVAISTSGNSKNVLEAIKSAKKMGVSVLGLSGKGGGAMNEDCDLNLVVSSSDTARIQESHIFFIHTICQAVDEAFRG; this comes from the coding sequence ATGCTAAAAACAGTGATAAAAAATGAGCTCGAGGCTCACCAAAAGACCTTTAGCGAGCATGTAAATTTACTTGATAGCCTAGAGCGCGCTTGCCGGATGGTAGCTGATACGCTAAAAAATGGCAAAAAGGTGCTGATATGTGGCAATGGTGGCTCTGCGGCGGATGCTCAGCACTTTGCGGCTGAGCTAACTGGTAGATATAAAAGTGAGCGTCAAGCACTCCTAGGCATCGCGCTAACTACCGACACTTCGGCACTTACGGCCATTGGCAATGACTACGGCTTTGACTATGTCTTTTCACGTCAGTTTGAGGCCTTAGCTCAGTCTGGCGACTTACTGGTGGCGATCTCAACAAGCGGCAACAGCAAAAATGTCCTTGAAGCTATAAAAAGTGCCAAGAAAATGGGCGTATCAGTGCTTGGGCTTAGCGGCAAAGGAGGTGGCGCTATGAATGAGGATTGTGATCTAAATTTAGTCGTTAGCTCAAGCGATACCGCAAGAATCCAAGAGTCGCACATCTTTTTCATTCACACAATTTGCCAGGCTGTAGATGAGGCTTTTAGGGGCTAA
- a CDS encoding SseB family protein, producing MQEAMDKFLKEPNQQNEINLIVALKKASFFAPVLLNQALAKPDGGVVYEEEGSNIKFILLEDEGEKLSYFPAFTSKEAMKLWRNDSEQESIEIGLKEYLAMLKESSYAGVVIDAFSYDFILKKEQIVRILD from the coding sequence ATGCAAGAAGCGATGGATAAATTTTTAAAAGAGCCTAACCAACAAAATGAGATAAATTTGATAGTGGCTTTAAAAAAGGCTAGCTTTTTTGCTCCGGTGCTTTTAAACCAAGCGCTAGCAAAGCCTGATGGCGGCGTTGTTTATGAAGAAGAAGGCTCAAATATCAAATTTATTCTGCTTGAAGATGAGGGTGAGAAGCTTAGCTATTTTCCAGCATTTACTAGCAAAGAGGCGATGAAGCTTTGGCGAAACGACAGCGAGCAAGAGAGCATTGAGATAGGCCTAAAAGAGTATCTTGCGATGCTAAAAGAGAGTAGCTACGCTGGTGTCGTGATAGATGCTTTTAGCTATGATTTTATTCTTAAAAAAGAGCAGATAGTAAGAATTTTAGACTAA
- the gyrA gene encoding DNA gyrase subunit A — translation MKDNLLELTQDIASVDIEESIKTSYLDYSMSVIVGRALPDARDGLKPVHRRILYAMDNLGVGSRSAYMKSARIVGEVIGKYHPHGDTAVYDALVRMAQKFSMRYPVVDGQGNFGSIDGDSAAAMRYTEARMTMLTEELLKDIDKDTVDFVPNYDDREVEPDVLPSRVPNLLLNGSSGIAVGMATNIPPHSLDELIDGLLLLLENKEATLEEVMEFIKGPDFPTGGIIFGKKGIIEAYRTGRGRVKLRAKTHIEKKPNKDVIVIDELPYQTNKARLIEQIAELVKDKQIEGISEVRDESDKDGIRVVIELKRDAMSDIVLNNLFKSTTMESTFGVIMLAINNKEPKVFNLIELLKLFLNHRKTVIIRRTIFELEKARARAHILEGLKIALDNIDEVIELIRNSADTAVAREGLMSKFNLSELQANAILDMRLSKLTGLEREKLEAELAELMAEIARLDEILKSETLLENLIKEELLEIKNKFKVPRVTEIVDDYDDIDIEDLIPNENMVVTITHRGYIKRVPSKQYEKQKRGGKGKVAVTTYDDDFIESFFTSNTHDTLMFVTDRGQLYWLKVYKIPEGSRTAKGKAVVNLIQLQPDEKIKAIIPTTDFDESKSLAFFTKNGIVKRTNLSEFKNIRSVGVRAISLDENDELVTALIAQTYDDIPVTDPENELSVETEVLEIEEIQNEIDEDNVNAEEDANLSDETMLFVVTKKGMCLKFKISKVRQMGRTARGVTGIKFKELGDEVVGAAVIESNDQEILSISQKGIGKRTTADEYRLTNRGGKGVICMKLTSRTGDLVGVVMVDEEQDLMALTSSGKMIRVDMQSIRKAGRNTSGVIVVNVDGDDVVSIARCPKADDGEDEDEAPSEDMGLLE, via the coding sequence ATGAAAGACAATCTACTTGAATTAACCCAAGATATCGCGTCTGTTGATATCGAAGAGTCTATAAAAACTAGCTATCTTGACTACTCCATGAGCGTCATCGTCGGACGTGCCTTACCTGACGCTAGAGACGGATTAAAGCCAGTACATAGAAGAATTTTATACGCTATGGATAATCTTGGCGTTGGTAGCAGAAGTGCCTATATGAAGTCAGCTCGTATCGTCGGTGAAGTCATCGGTAAGTACCACCCACACGGTGACACAGCGGTTTATGATGCACTTGTTCGTATGGCTCAGAAATTTTCTATGCGTTATCCAGTCGTTGATGGACAAGGAAACTTTGGCTCGATTGACGGCGACAGCGCAGCTGCGATGCGTTATACAGAAGCTAGAATGACCATGCTTACTGAAGAGCTTTTAAAAGATATTGACAAAGACACGGTTGATTTTGTGCCAAACTACGATGATAGAGAGGTTGAACCAGATGTACTTCCAAGCCGTGTGCCAAATTTATTATTAAACGGCTCAAGCGGTATCGCGGTTGGTATGGCGACAAATATCCCGCCACACAGCCTTGATGAGCTAATAGACGGTCTTTTACTACTTCTTGAAAACAAAGAGGCGACACTTGAAGAGGTAATGGAATTTATAAAAGGTCCAGACTTCCCAACTGGCGGTATCATCTTTGGTAAAAAAGGCATCATAGAGGCCTACCGCACAGGTCGTGGTAGGGTCAAACTAAGAGCCAAAACTCACATAGAAAAAAAGCCAAATAAAGATGTCATAGTAATCGACGAGCTACCATATCAAACAAATAAAGCAAGGCTTATTGAGCAAATCGCTGAGCTTGTAAAAGATAAGCAGATAGAGGGCATTAGCGAGGTTAGAGATGAGTCTGATAAAGACGGCATTCGCGTAGTTATCGAGCTAAAACGCGACGCTATGAGCGACATCGTGCTAAACAATCTCTTTAAATCAACCACGATGGAGAGCACTTTTGGCGTTATTATGCTTGCTATTAATAACAAAGAGCCAAAGGTATTTAATCTTATCGAGCTACTTAAGCTATTTTTAAATCACAGAAAAACAGTTATCATTAGAAGGACGATATTTGAGCTTGAAAAAGCGCGCGCAAGAGCCCACATCTTAGAGGGCCTAAAGATCGCACTTGATAACATCGATGAGGTGATCGAGCTTATTAGAAATAGTGCCGATACAGCCGTTGCTAGAGAAGGCTTGATGAGTAAATTTAACCTCTCAGAGCTTCAGGCAAACGCTATCCTTGATATGCGCCTAAGTAAGCTTACAGGCCTAGAGAGAGAAAAACTAGAGGCTGAGCTGGCTGAGCTTATGGCTGAGATCGCAAGACTTGATGAAATTTTAAAGAGCGAGACATTGCTTGAAAATTTGATCAAAGAAGAGCTTTTAGAGATCAAAAATAAATTTAAAGTACCAAGAGTTACTGAGATCGTTGATGACTACGATGATATCGATATCGAAGACCTCATACCAAATGAAAATATGGTAGTAACCATAACTCACCGTGGCTACATCAAGCGTGTGCCAAGCAAGCAGTACGAGAAGCAAAAACGCGGTGGCAAGGGTAAAGTAGCGGTCACGACATACGACGATGACTTTATAGAGAGCTTCTTTACTTCAAATACTCACGATACGCTTATGTTTGTGACAGATCGCGGACAGCTTTACTGGTTAAAGGTCTACAAAATCCCAGAGGGAAGCCGCACGGCAAAGGGCAAAGCAGTTGTAAATTTGATCCAGTTGCAGCCTGACGAGAAGATCAAAGCGATCATTCCAACGACTGACTTTGACGAGAGTAAATCGTTAGCGTTCTTTACTAAAAATGGCATCGTGAAACGCACAAATTTAAGCGAGTTTAAAAATATCCGCTCAGTTGGTGTAAGAGCGATCAGTCTTGATGAGAATGACGAGCTGGTAACTGCGCTCATCGCTCAAACATACGATGATATACCTGTTACTGACCCTGAAAATGAGCTAAGCGTTGAGACCGAAGTACTTGAGATAGAAGAGATACAAAACGAGATCGATGAAGATAATGTAAATGCCGAGGAGGACGCAAACTTAAGTGATGAGACAATGCTATTTGTCGTTACTAAAAAGGGTATGTGCCTTAAATTTAAGATCAGCAAGGTTCGTCAAATGGGAAGAACTGCACGCGGCGTAACTGGTATTAAATTTAAAGAGCTAGGCGATGAGGTCGTAGGCGCAGCAGTCATCGAAAGCAATGACCAAGAAATTTTAAGCATATCTCAAAAAGGTATCGGCAAGCGCACAACTGCTGATGAGTACCGCTTGACAAATCGTGGCGGCAAAGGCGTCATCTGCATGAAACTAACAAGCAGAACAGGCGATCTAGTGGGCGTTGTGATGGTTGATGAAGAGCAAGATCTAATGGCTCTAACATCAAGCGGCAAGATGATAAGAGTTGATATGCAAAGCATCCGCAAAGCAGGACGTAATACAAGCGGCGTGATCGTCGTAAACGTAGATGGCGATGATGTTGTAAGTATCGCAAGATGCCCTAAGGCAGATGATGGCGAGGACGAGGACGAAGCACCAAGCGAAGATATGGGGCTTTTGGAATAA
- a CDS encoding LPP20 family lipoprotein, producing the protein MKVKILSFVLMIAIFDGCSFNGFMGEPTSTSNRNVVIQKVDKDDLREVMKKEKMIYDSAPRETTFRATGEGIAPLNSLSYAQSVTLAKRAAMADAYSQLAGKLYGVKINAEDTVRDAMLNDSSITSKVQGLVKNARIVNENFKDGLYKVNMELKIDEDKWREVFSY; encoded by the coding sequence ATGAAGGTTAAAATTTTATCTTTTGTTTTGATGATTGCTATTTTTGACGGTTGCTCATTTAACGGCTTTATGGGCGAGCCAACTAGCACATCAAACCGTAATGTAGTCATCCAAAAGGTCGATAAAGACGATCTTAGAGAGGTGATGAAAAAAGAGAAGATGATATATGATAGCGCTCCAAGAGAGACCACTTTTAGAGCCACAGGCGAGGGCATAGCTCCGCTAAATTCGCTCTCGTACGCTCAGTCGGTCACTCTTGCAAAAAGAGCGGCGATGGCTGATGCTTATTCTCAGCTTGCTGGTAAGCTTTATGGCGTAAAGATCAACGCTGAAGACACCGTAAGAGACGCGATGCTAAATGACTCATCTATCACTTCAAAGGTTCAAGGCCTTGTCAAAAACGCAAGGATCGTGAATGAAAATTTCAAAGATGGGCTTTATAAGGTAAATATGGAGCTTAAGATAGACGAAGATAAGTGGCGAGAAGTCTTTTCTTACTAA